One window of Neptuniibacter halophilus genomic DNA carries:
- the fghA gene encoding S-formylglutathione hydrolase, producing the protein MQQLSSVRSFGGWQQQYQHASEVLGCDMQFSVYLPPQYEECQAVPVLYWLSGLTCTDQNFVQKAGAQRVAAELGIAIVVPDTSPRGEAVADDESYDLGQGAGFYLNATQEPWAKNYRMYDYIVNELTTIVQQHFQVTGKAAISGHSMGGHGALTIALKNPDKFVSVSAFSPICNPTRVPWGQKAFAAYLGNDPATWEEYDTCKLIQYAKEVPPVLIDQGSLDEYLTTQLRPDELVRTVASSDIVFEMRMQPGYDHSYFFIASFIEQHLRFHSRYLF; encoded by the coding sequence ATGCAACAGCTAAGCAGTGTTCGTAGTTTTGGTGGATGGCAGCAGCAGTATCAGCATGCGTCTGAAGTGCTGGGATGTGATATGCAGTTTTCGGTTTATCTGCCGCCTCAGTATGAAGAGTGTCAGGCGGTGCCGGTTTTGTACTGGCTCTCCGGCCTGACCTGCACCGATCAGAACTTTGTGCAGAAAGCCGGTGCCCAGCGGGTTGCCGCTGAACTGGGTATCGCCATTGTTGTTCCGGATACCAGCCCGCGCGGTGAAGCGGTTGCAGACGATGAGTCTTATGATCTGGGGCAGGGGGCAGGCTTCTACCTGAACGCCACTCAGGAGCCCTGGGCGAAAAACTACCGGATGTACGATTACATTGTTAATGAGCTGACGACGATTGTTCAGCAGCATTTTCAGGTGACCGGAAAAGCAGCGATCAGCGGCCACTCCATGGGTGGGCACGGCGCATTGACCATCGCACTGAAAAATCCGGACAAGTTCGTATCGGTTTCCGCATTCAGCCCGATCTGCAATCCGACCCGGGTGCCCTGGGGGCAGAAAGCCTTTGCTGCTTATCTGGGTAATGACCCGGCGACCTGGGAAGAATATGACACCTGCAAACTGATTCAGTACGCGAAGGAAGTGCCGCCGGTACTGATCGATCAGGGTTCACTGGATGAGTATCTGACCACCCAGCTACGCCCGGATGAACTGGTACGTACCGTGGCTTCCAGCGATATCGTGTTTGAGATGCGGATGCAGCCCGGTTATGACCACAGCTACTTTTTTATCGCATCCTTCATAGAACAGCATCTCCGCTTCCATAGCCGGTACCTGTTCTGA